A part of Capsicum annuum cultivar UCD-10X-F1 chromosome 6, UCD10Xv1.1, whole genome shotgun sequence genomic DNA contains:
- the LOC107873337 gene encoding rop guanine nucleotide exchange factor 5, whose protein sequence is MENIAEKSKEENGSLSDSVSTLSSSTSSSKTSSKGSMGKHCPLGRPFRKAQMTTKDDVNKYDSNISELEMMKERFSKLLLGEDMSGSGKGVCTSLAISNAITNLYATIFGQLWRLEPLTLERKSMWRREMEWLVAVSDHIVELAPSWQSFPDGSKLEVMTSRTRADLFINLPALQKLDNMLIEILNSFTNTEFWYVDQGIITAEDDGSASFRKVIQRQQDKWWLPVPRVPHGGLLEDTRKQLNLKRECASQIMKAAMSINSITLAEMEVPEPYLDALPKNGRACLGDVIYRYITSEHFSSECLLDCLDLSTEYVALEIANRVESSSYVWRRKHHPRPPTNPSRSTAKSSWEMVRDLVVDGDKRELLAERAEDLLLCLKQRFPGLTQTTLDASKIQYNKDVGKSILESYSRVLESLAFNIVARIDDLLQVDDLTRRSSVPTVSVIGHKKVSIPYSVLPVSGTPYRTILATPNFTPVPLISPARGERTPFLSASSNKLARSGFGVKRVLSNYLGCESKTKNSGNASAAVSNKTCENIEIPELYLQAGNAIRSIDR, encoded by the exons ATGGAAAATATAGCTGAGAAAAGCAAGGAAGAGAATGGGTCATTGAGTGACTCGGTGTCGACTTTGAGTTCGAGTACATCCAGTTCGAAGACATCCTCTAAAGGGAGCATGGGGAAGCACTGTCCGTTGGGACGGCCTTTTCGGAAggcccaaatgaccacaaaagaTGATGTGAATAAGTATGATTCAAATATTTCAg AATTGGAGATGATgaaagagagattttcaaaattGTTGCTCGGTGAAGACATGTCTGGTAGTGGGAAAGGGGTTTGCACATCATTGGCCATTTCAAATGCCATAACTAATCTATATG CTACTATATTTGGGCAATTATGGAGACTAGAACCGCTGACTCTGGAAAGGAAATCTATGTGGCGAAGAGAGATGGAGTGGCTTGTTGCTGTTAGCGACCACATCGTTGAATTAGCACCTTCTTGGCAATCATTTCCTGATGGAAGTAAGCTTGAG GTCATGACTAGTAGAACTAGAGCAGACCTTTTTATTAATCTTCCAGCTCTTCAGAAACTTGACAACATGCTTATT GAAATACTAAATAGCTTCACCAATACTGAATTTTGGTATGTGGATCAAGGGATAATCACTGCAGAGGATGATGGTTCAGCCTCTTTTCGGAAAGTTATCCAGCGCCAACAAGACAAGTGGTGGCTGCCTGTCCCAAGGGTGCCTCATGGTGGTTTGCTTGAAGACACAAGGAAGCAGTTAAATCTTAAACGTGAATGTGCTAGTCAAATTATGAAAGCTGCCATGTCAATAAATAGCATTACATTAGCTGAGATGGAAGTTCCAGAACCATATTTGGATGCTCTTCCAAAG AATGGAAGAGCCTGTCTAGGGGATGTCATCTACCGCTACATCACTTCAGAGCATTTCTCCTCTGAGTGCTTGCTTGATTGTCTCGATCTATCAACTGAATATGTTGCTTTAGAGATAGCAAACCGTGTAGAGAGTTCAAGTTACGTGTGGCGAAGAAAACATCATCCGAGACCTCCAACTAATCCAAGTCGCTCTACAGCAAAATCATCGTGGGAGATGGTGAGGGATCTAGTGGTTGATGGAGACAAGAGGGAGTTGCTTGCTGAGAGAGCTGAAGACCTGCTGCTTTGCCTGAAGCAACGATTTCCCGGCCTAACCCAAACCACTTTAGATGCCAGTAAGATTCAGTACAACAAG GATGTAGGCAAGAGTATCTTAGAGAGCTACTCAAGAGTCCTTGAGAGTCTGGCTTTTAATATTGTGGCACGAATTGATGATCTACTACAGGTTGATGACTTAACTAGGCGGTCGTCTGTTCCTACAGTCAGTGTAATTGGCCACAAAAAGGTGTCGATCCCATATTCAGTGCTGCCTGTCTCAGGCACCCCATATAGAACAATTTTGGCTACACCAAACTTTACACCTGTGCCTCTAATAAGCCCTGCTAGGGGGGAGAGAACTCCATTTCTCAGTGCAAGTAGTAACAAACTGGCTCGAAGTGGCTTTGGAGTGAAGAGAGTCTTGTCAAATTATCTTGGTTGTGAATCAAAGACAAAGAACTCTGGAAATGCCTCTGCAGCAGTTTCTAACAAGACTTGTGAAAACATTGAAATTCCAGAGTTATACCTTCAAGCTGGAAATGCTATACGATCAATAGACCGCTAA